One Primulina huaijiensis isolate GDHJ02 chromosome 8, ASM1229523v2, whole genome shotgun sequence genomic region harbors:
- the LOC140982876 gene encoding uncharacterized protein: MRERKAKNLMRPSQNTDKVMHAQCKEEKEKNHSRLRTSIVAVCWLALQGCVFKEYDIWFVKKLEINLVDKARNVSKQKQMDIILRLRKSEVKGMMVLAICVAHGMDFKHDFSEIVSKNVNVIWELFSHLDNIVTSSTKRIAELHDAQRNEIKNLLASGERESGTGANQIGNLQRAGDTHWSSHYESQTTIEHRYRFDVFNAAIDFILVELNTRFNESSVELLSLSTTLDPKNSFDSFNSDDICKLATKFYPEDLTDQDIVALEYE, translated from the exons ATGCGTGAGAGAAAGGCTAAAAATTTGATGAGACCCTCGCAAAATACTGATAAAGTGATGCATGCACAATGTAAAgaggaaaaagagaaaaatcaTTCGCGTTTGAGGACCTCAATTGTAGCTGTTTGCTGGCTAGCACTTCAAGGTTGTGTCTTTAAAG AGTACGACATATGGTTCGTGAAGAAGTTAGAGATAAATCTTGTTGATAAAGCACGAAATGTATCTAAACAGAAGCAAATGGACATTATCTTGAG GTTAAGAAAATCAGAGGTCAAGGGTATGATGGTGCTAGCAATATGTGTAGCGCATGGAATGGATTTCAAGCATGATTTCTCAGAGATTGTCT CTAAGAATGTCAACGTTATTTGGGAATTATTTTCTCACTTGGACAATATTGTCACTTCTTCCACTAAGCGCATTGCTGAGTTACATGATGCACAAAGaaatgaaattaagaatttgTTGGCAAGTGGAGAACGTGAGTCTGGAACTGGGGCCAATCAGATTGGTAATTTGCAGCGAGCAGGAGATACTCATTGGAGTTCTCACTATGAGTCG CAAACTACAATTGAGCATCGTTATCGCTTTGATGTTTTTAATGCGGCAATAGATTTCATCTTGGTGGAGTTAAATACTAGGTTCAATGAGTCATCAGTGGAACTTCTTTCTCTTAGTACAACTTTAGATCCTAAAAATTCATTTGACTCATTTAACAGTGATGATATTTGCAAGCTTGCAACAAAGTTTTATCCTGAAGATTTAACAGATCAAGACATCGTTGCTTTGGAGTATGAATGA